From the genome of Bicyclus anynana chromosome 20, ilBicAnyn1.1, whole genome shotgun sequence, one region includes:
- the LOC128199199 gene encoding uncharacterized protein LOC128199199: MAEYDVDHLISLIYERPVLWDKTISQFKDKNLKTEAWREVCTSLYSNFEELNTVEKSKIGNDVIKKWRGIKDNFTKYEKKLNEQCKSGAGAKKIKQYHLYDQLLFLKKNFQNKTTSSLDDEEIRPSTSTQQSQQPVMPRYQPASRKRKIDEDEFEKNIIAALKTPESRHLSFFKGILPSLEKLNDNQTIIFQSRVLQILTDLHQPSYYPSHYQTSQTSVQANYQTSQTTVQTGYQTAQMSMQSGYQTSIQRSAFQSGCETSPAPMQSSPQTPRNDDVNEPEQINFDEELTNLTNDTQSEYEF, encoded by the exons ATGGCGGAGTACGATGTCGACCACCTGATATCTTTAATTTACGAACGTCCCGTCCTTTGGGACAAAACTATATCACAATtcaaagacaaaaatttaaaaacagaaGCATGGAGGGAAGTGTGTACAAGTTTATATTCAAATTTTGAGGAGTTAAATACTgttgaaaaatcaaaaatcg gtaacgATGTCATAAAAAAATGGAGAGGAATCAaggataattttacaaaatacgaaaaaaaattaaacgagcAATGTAAATCCGGAGCTGGggccaaaaaaattaaacaatatcatCTATACGACCAGCTCCTATTtctgaaaaagaattttcaaaataaaacaacatcaaGTCTTGACGATGAAGAAATAAGACCAAGCACCTCAACCCAACAAAGCCAGCAACCTGTCATGCCACGTTACCAGCCTGCATCGCGTAAAAGAAAAATTGACGAAGACGAATTTGAGAAGAATATTATAGCTGCTTTAAAAACACCTGAAAGTAgacatttatctttttttaaaggaattttGCCATCATTGGAAAAATTGAATgataatcaaacaataattttccAAAGTCGTGTCCTACAGATATTAACTGATTTACACCAACCATCATACTATCCCAGCCACTATCAAACTTCACAAACATCCGTCCAAGCAAACTATCAAACATCTCAAACAACTGTTCAGACTGGCTATCAAACAGCTCAAATGTCTATGCAGAGTGGCTACCAAACATCCATTCAACGCAGTGCCTTCCAAAGCGGATGCGAAACATCACCGGCACCTATGCAATCGTCTCCACAAACGCCAAGGAATGATGATGTAAATGAGCCAGAACAAATTAATTTCGATGAGGAACTAACAAATTTGACGAATGACACACAATCGGAATACGAGTTTTGA